A window of the Pseudomonas gozinkensis genome harbors these coding sequences:
- a CDS encoding patatin-like phospholipase family protein, with protein MKKRVALVLGSGGARGYAHIGVIEEIERRGYDISCIAGCSMGAVVGGIYAAGKLDEYRNWIESLDYLDVLRLVDVSFRLGAIRGEKVFGQIRKIVGEINIEDLRIPYTAVAADLTNQQEIWFQEGCLHQAMRASAAIPSLFTPVMQGNRMLVDGGILNPLPIVPVVSSHCDLIIAVNLNSTNQRHYKLPVIQRPAAFRTRFDSLISSLGSKMPFRRKQAEQLLMLEQEALRAEAADINPWVEGAEPETQQPAAAPERDGAPKSATGSFIIDNVGPASLLDLINQSFEVMQTSLAQYKIAGYPPDILINVPKRVCRFFEFYKAPELIALGREIARDTLDRYESEQN; from the coding sequence ATGAAAAAGCGTGTCGCACTGGTGCTGGGCTCCGGTGGCGCCCGGGGCTATGCCCATATCGGGGTCATTGAAGAGATCGAACGACGGGGCTATGACATCAGTTGTATTGCCGGCTGTTCAATGGGGGCCGTGGTCGGCGGGATTTACGCCGCCGGCAAGCTCGACGAGTACCGCAACTGGATCGAAAGCCTGGATTACCTCGACGTGCTGCGCCTGGTGGACGTCAGCTTCCGTCTCGGTGCGATCCGTGGCGAAAAAGTCTTCGGTCAGATCCGCAAGATCGTCGGCGAGATCAACATCGAAGACCTGCGTATTCCCTACACCGCGGTGGCCGCCGACCTCACCAATCAACAGGAAATCTGGTTTCAGGAAGGCTGCCTGCATCAGGCGATGCGGGCCTCGGCGGCGATCCCCAGCCTGTTCACCCCGGTGATGCAGGGCAACCGGATGCTGGTGGACGGCGGCATTCTCAACCCGTTGCCGATCGTGCCGGTGGTGTCGAGCCATTGCGACCTGATCATCGCGGTCAATCTCAACTCGACCAACCAGCGTCATTACAAACTGCCGGTGATCCAGCGCCCCGCCGCGTTCCGTACGCGCTTCGACAGCCTGATCAGTTCGCTGGGTTCGAAGATGCCGTTCCGCCGCAAACAGGCCGAGCAATTGCTGATGCTGGAACAGGAAGCGCTGCGTGCCGAGGCGGCGGACATCAATCCCTGGGTCGAAGGCGCCGAACCGGAAACCCAGCAACCGGCCGCCGCCCCTGAACGCGACGGCGCCCCGAAGTCTGCCACCGGTTCGTTCATCATCGATAACGTCGGGCCGGCGTCATTGCTCGACCTGATCAACCAGAGTTTCGAGGTGATGCAGACCTCGCTGGCGCAGTACAAGATTGCTGGCTATCCGCCGGACATCCTGATCAACGTGCCGAAGCGAGTGTGCCGGTTCTTTGAGTTCTACAAGGCGCCTGAATTGATCGCGCTGGGTCGCGAGATCGCCCGGGATACCCTGGATCGCTACGAGAGCGAACAGAACTGA
- a CDS encoding Ig-like domain-containing protein: MIRAIGSVIRSINLAAYRIGVHMDTDKKFEMDESDVSISGIAHSLQGHSGLMPVASTDTCYQRQPRGGKKPYYFTVDNPRVAYVDDQGIVIALTAGQVLVTATDASGQSKSYRLFIPNGHAFFTFGPGRLDALIQDANRERVRLATLDDLRVLHQRFGPVWPLVGGQLWSTTGSAEKPEPPPPPPLETGINYYTKDMANGVEQTNDSGHVFTALGRNL, from the coding sequence ATGATCAGGGCCATTGGCTCGGTTATTCGTTCGATCAACCTGGCGGCCTATCGCATCGGGGTACATATGGACACTGATAAAAAATTTGAAATGGACGAATCGGATGTCTCGATATCGGGAATAGCTCACTCGTTGCAGGGGCATTCCGGTTTGATGCCCGTAGCTTCTACCGACACCTGTTATCAGCGCCAACCTAGGGGCGGGAAAAAACCTTACTACTTCACAGTAGACAACCCCAGAGTCGCTTACGTCGATGATCAAGGAATTGTCATTGCGCTGACTGCTGGCCAAGTCCTGGTAACAGCCACAGACGCAAGTGGTCAATCCAAGAGTTACCGCTTGTTCATCCCCAACGGGCATGCCTTCTTTACCTTCGGTCCAGGCCGATTGGACGCCTTGATTCAGGACGCGAACCGGGAACGAGTAAGGTTGGCCACTCTCGATGATTTAAGGGTTCTCCATCAGCGCTTTGGTCCTGTGTGGCCATTGGTGGGCGGACAGTTATGGTCGACGACGGGCTCGGCGGAGAAGCCCGAACCTCCACCTCCACCGCCACTCGAGACCGGAATCAACTACTACACGAAGGACATGGCGAACGGTGTCGAGCAGACGAACGACAGTGGACATGTGTTTACCGCTTTGGGTAGAAACCTGTAG
- a CDS encoding response regulator, whose translation MSQTATILVIDDEPQIRKFLRISLASQGYKVLEAGTGAEGLAQAALNKPDLLVLDLGLPDMDGQQVLREFREWATAPVLVLSVRASEGQKVQALDGGANDYVTKPFGIQEFLARVRALLRQAPVGEAQQAALNFGPLTVDLAYRRVLLDGVEVALTRKEYAVLAQLARHPGRVITQQQLLKDIWGPTHTEDSHYLRIVVGHLRQKLADDPTRPRFIVTEAGVGYRLLDS comes from the coding sequence ATGAGCCAGACCGCGACCATTTTGGTCATCGATGACGAACCGCAGATCCGCAAGTTCCTGCGCATCAGCCTCGCTTCTCAAGGCTACAAAGTGCTGGAGGCCGGCACCGGTGCCGAGGGCCTGGCCCAGGCGGCGCTGAACAAACCGGATCTGCTGGTGCTCGACCTCGGGCTGCCAGACATGGATGGTCAGCAAGTGCTGCGCGAGTTTCGCGAGTGGGCCACAGCGCCGGTGCTGGTGCTGTCGGTGCGCGCCAGCGAAGGGCAGAAAGTCCAGGCGCTGGATGGCGGCGCCAATGACTACGTGACCAAGCCGTTCGGCATTCAGGAATTTCTCGCCCGGGTGCGCGCGTTGCTGCGTCAGGCACCCGTTGGCGAAGCGCAGCAGGCCGCGTTGAATTTCGGCCCGCTGACCGTGGACCTGGCATATCGCCGGGTGTTGCTCGACGGCGTCGAAGTCGCCCTGACCCGCAAGGAGTACGCGGTGCTGGCGCAACTGGCGCGGCATCCGGGGCGGGTGATCACTCAGCAGCAATTGCTCAAGGACATCTGGGGCCCGACCCACACCGAGGACAGCCACTATCTGCGGATCGTGGTCGGGCATCTGCGGCAGAAACTGGCGGACGATCCGACCCGGCCCCGGTTCATAGTGACCGAGGCGGGCGTCGGTTATCGGTTATTGGATAGTTAG
- a CDS encoding sensor histidine kinase, translating to MSDSGRADALLADLPRDGRGRLKVFLGAAPGVGKTYAMLQAAHSQLRQGVKVIAGVVETHGRAETEALLGGLPQLPLVRSEYRGVTLEEMDLDGLLAAQPKLVLVDELAHSNAPGSRHAKRWQDIQELLAAGIDVYTTVNVQHLESLNDQVRGITGVQVRETLPDWVLQEAYELLLIDLPPRELLERLREGKVYVPEQARAAIDAFFTQTNLTALRELAMQTAAAQVDNDLAQGYRQLGQAAPAVRGRLLVGVDGDAQAERLVRHASRVAQRRHLPWSLVHVDNGSVRDEQSRLRLQSAQQLAERLGGEVVLLRAGEVAKTLIQHAAERRASLVLVGQSRPRLRRRLFGGGLAARLLRQAHGLEINVLDSDQEQHQPRPRVAPTLVWFDYALALVATVLASALAWAVSSVLPLPNISLVFLAAVLLVAVRSSLGPALACAALSFLTYDFLFIPPNFSFSIQREEDVLTLLFFLLMAALTGNLAARQRRQLQALRDTQEETTELLDLSRKLTAATDRQAVISAAAQHLNGWSDLQLCLLNRDGQGGWKVETGGPLQFTESERAAADWAWQHDQPAGMGTGTLPFGRWWWWPLSVEDGPLALLGVCAKEGQTLSGQRRRLLTALSQPLAQALARAQLADDLEAARLHGETEQLRSALLASVSHDLRTPLTSMRGSIDSLLALGEAIPLEDRRELLEGTRDEAERLDRYIQNLLDMTRLGHGALKLARDWVSPADIVGSALNRLRAVLSSLQVATDVPAELPLLFVHAALIEQALVNVLENAARFSPAHGRLQLRAGADDSEVFFSVSDEGPGIPVDERAKIFDMFYTAARGDRGGQGTGLGLAICQGMVGAHGGRISVGDGIDGRGTCITLHLPLQTQPGMDGEA from the coding sequence ATGAGTGACTCCGGCCGCGCCGATGCGCTGTTAGCAGACCTGCCCCGCGATGGACGCGGCCGGCTCAAGGTTTTTCTCGGCGCTGCGCCGGGCGTGGGCAAGACCTACGCGATGTTGCAGGCTGCCCACAGCCAGTTGCGCCAGGGCGTCAAAGTCATCGCCGGGGTCGTTGAAACCCACGGCCGTGCCGAAACCGAAGCGCTGCTCGGCGGCTTGCCGCAACTGCCACTGGTGCGTTCGGAATACCGTGGCGTGACGCTCGAAGAAATGGACCTCGACGGTCTGCTCGCCGCCCAACCGAAACTGGTGCTGGTGGACGAACTCGCCCACAGCAACGCTCCCGGCAGCCGCCACGCCAAACGCTGGCAGGACATTCAGGAACTGCTCGCCGCCGGCATCGACGTGTACACCACGGTCAACGTCCAGCACCTGGAAAGTCTCAACGATCAGGTGCGCGGCATCACCGGTGTGCAGGTGCGCGAAACCCTGCCGGACTGGGTGCTGCAGGAGGCCTACGAACTGCTGCTGATCGACCTGCCGCCCCGGGAATTGCTCGAGCGCCTGCGCGAAGGCAAGGTCTACGTGCCTGAGCAGGCACGCGCCGCGATCGATGCATTTTTCACCCAGACCAATCTCACCGCACTGCGCGAACTGGCGATGCAGACCGCTGCCGCGCAGGTCGATAACGATCTCGCTCAAGGCTATCGTCAGCTCGGTCAAGCGGCGCCGGCTGTGCGCGGGCGCTTGCTGGTCGGGGTCGATGGTGATGCCCAGGCCGAACGGCTGGTGCGTCACGCCAGTCGGGTCGCCCAGCGCCGGCATTTGCCGTGGAGTCTGGTGCACGTCGACAACGGCAGCGTGCGTGACGAGCAGTCACGGCTGCGCCTGCAAAGCGCCCAGCAACTGGCCGAGCGCCTCGGCGGCGAAGTGGTGCTGTTGCGGGCGGGTGAAGTGGCGAAAACCCTGATCCAGCATGCGGCCGAACGGCGGGCGAGTCTGGTGCTGGTCGGCCAGTCGCGACCGCGTCTGCGCAGGCGTCTGTTCGGCGGTGGGCTGGCGGCGCGTTTGCTGCGTCAGGCCCACGGTCTGGAAATCAACGTGCTGGACAGTGATCAGGAACAGCATCAACCGCGCCCGCGTGTAGCGCCGACGCTGGTGTGGTTCGACTATGCGCTGGCGCTGGTCGCGACCGTGTTGGCCAGTGCGCTGGCGTGGGCGGTGTCCAGCGTGCTGCCGTTGCCGAACATCTCGCTGGTGTTCCTTGCGGCGGTGTTGCTGGTGGCAGTGCGCAGCAGTCTCGGCCCGGCGCTGGCCTGTGCGGCGTTGTCGTTTCTGACCTATGACTTTCTGTTCATTCCGCCGAATTTCTCCTTCAGCATCCAGCGCGAAGAAGACGTGCTGACCTTGCTGTTCTTCCTGCTGATGGCGGCGCTCACCGGTAACCTCGCGGCGCGTCAGCGGCGACAATTGCAGGCGCTGCGCGATACCCAGGAAGAGACCACCGAACTGCTCGACCTGTCGCGCAAACTCACCGCAGCAACAGATCGCCAGGCTGTGATCAGCGCCGCCGCGCAGCACCTCAATGGCTGGAGCGACCTGCAACTGTGCCTGCTCAATCGCGACGGGCAGGGCGGCTGGAAAGTCGAAACCGGCGGGCCGCTGCAGTTTACGGAATCCGAGCGCGCCGCTGCCGACTGGGCCTGGCAACACGATCAACCGGCGGGCATGGGCACCGGGACCTTGCCGTTCGGGCGCTGGTGGTGGTGGCCGCTGTCGGTGGAAGACGGGCCGCTGGCGTTGCTCGGCGTGTGTGCCAAAGAGGGCCAGACCTTGAGCGGCCAGCGTCGTCGTTTGCTGACTGCGTTGAGTCAGCCTTTGGCTCAAGCATTGGCCCGTGCGCAACTGGCCGATGACCTGGAAGCCGCGCGCCTGCACGGCGAAACCGAACAACTGCGCAGTGCCTTGCTGGCCTCGGTGTCACACGATCTGCGCACGCCGCTGACGTCAATGCGCGGCAGTATCGACAGCCTGCTGGCGCTCGGCGAAGCGATCCCGCTGGAGGATCGCCGCGAGTTGCTCGAAGGCACTCGCGATGAAGCCGAGCGTCTCGACCGTTACATTCAGAACCTGCTGGACATGACTCGCCTCGGCCACGGCGCCCTGAAGCTGGCGCGGGACTGGGTGTCGCCGGCGGACATCGTCGGCAGTGCGCTCAATCGACTGCGCGCGGTGTTGTCGTCATTGCAGGTCGCGACCGATGTTCCGGCCGAATTGCCGCTGTTGTTCGTGCATGCCGCGCTGATCGAGCAGGCGCTGGTGAACGTGCTGGAAAACGCCGCACGATTCTCACCGGCCCACGGCCGTCTTCAATTGCGCGCCGGGGCGGATGACAGCGAGGTGTTTTTCTCGGTCAGCGATGAAGGACCGGGGATTCCGGTCGATGAGCGAGCGAAGATTTTCGACATGTTCTACACCGCCGCCCGGGGGGATCGTGGCGGGCAGGGCACGGGCCTCGGGCTGGCGATCTGTCAGGGCATGGTCGGCGCCCATGGCGGGCGGATCAGTGTCGGCGACGGCATCGACGGACGCGGCACCTGCATCACCCTGCACCTGCCGTTGCAGACGCAACCGGGGATGGACGGTGAAGCCTGA
- the kdpC gene encoding potassium-transporting ATPase subunit KdpC, producing MSTMLRPALSLLVLMTLVTGVAYPLVVTGVAQVAFPEQANGSLVRDAEGKVRGSSLIAQDFVGDAWFHPRPSAGAFATVSSSASNLSPSNPALATRVIDDANKLQVPGQGPVPLALLTTSGSGLDPHLPPAAIAYQLARVAAARNVPVATLQQLLDAHIEQPLVGPPVVNVLALNMALEKL from the coding sequence ATGTCCACAATGTTACGTCCGGCCCTGAGCCTGCTGGTGCTGATGACTCTGGTCACCGGCGTTGCTTATCCACTGGTGGTGACCGGCGTTGCCCAGGTCGCCTTCCCTGAGCAGGCCAACGGCAGCCTGGTACGCGATGCCGAAGGCAAGGTGCGCGGCTCTTCGCTGATCGCTCAGGATTTTGTTGGCGATGCCTGGTTTCATCCGCGTCCATCGGCCGGTGCCTTTGCCACCGTGTCCAGCAGCGCAAGCAACCTGTCGCCAAGCAATCCGGCGCTGGCCACTCGGGTGATCGACGACGCCAACAAGCTGCAGGTGCCCGGTCAGGGGCCGGTGCCGCTGGCGCTGTTGACTACCTCTGGCAGCGGCCTCGATCCGCACTTGCCACCAGCGGCGATTGCCTATCAACTGGCGCGTGTTGCGGCAGCGCGCAATGTGCCGGTGGCGACCTTGCAGCAGTTGCTCGACGCGCACATCGAACAACCGTTGGTGGGTCCTCCGGTGGTGAATGTGCTGGCGCTGAACATGGCGCTCGAGAAGCTCTGA
- the kdpB gene encoding potassium-transporting ATPase subunit KdpB: MNMPAIKPAAVKAPEQAKTAISALWRPALVQAFVKLDPRQLQRSPVMLVVELTAILTTVLCFIPDSSVPTFVAAQIALWLWFTVLFANFAEALAEGRGKARADSLKAGSEGLSARRKLANGSFQVVPATSLRKGDVVRVEAGEMIPGDGEVIEGIAAVNEAAITGESAPVIRESGGDRSAVTGNTRLVSDWLLVKITANPGESTLDRMIALVEGAKRQKTPNEVALDILLIGLTLIFLLVVVTLQPFAHFANGSLPLVFLVALLVTLIPTTIGGLLSAIGIAGMDRLVRLNVIAKSGRAVEAAGDVHVLLLDKTGTITFGNRRCSAVYAAPGVNARELAQGALFASLADETAEGKSIVEYLRGSNPQPEPAPETLTAVPFSAETRLSGVDYQGRVFRKGAVDSLLAFLGQQRKDLAPALSREIDKIAQSGGTPLLVCADGKLLGAIHLKDVVKPGIRERFAELRKLGIRTVMVTGDNPLTAAAIAAEAGVDDVLAEATPEKKLARIRHEQNDGRLVAMCGDGANDAPALAQADVGMAMNDGTQAAREAANMVDLDSDPTKLLDVVQIGKELLVTRGALTTFSIANDVAKYFAILPALFAAIYPQLGVLNIMHLSSPQSAILSAIVFNALIIVVLIPLALRGVRVQAASAAALLRRNLLIYGLGGILVPFVGIKAIDMLLTALHLV; encoded by the coding sequence ATGAATATGCCCGCAATCAAACCCGCCGCCGTCAAGGCGCCGGAACAAGCGAAAACCGCGATCAGCGCCCTGTGGCGTCCGGCGCTGGTGCAAGCGTTCGTCAAGCTCGACCCGCGCCAGTTGCAGCGCTCGCCAGTAATGCTGGTGGTTGAACTGACGGCGATTCTGACCACCGTGCTGTGCTTCATTCCCGACAGCAGCGTGCCGACCTTCGTCGCCGCGCAGATCGCCCTGTGGCTGTGGTTCACCGTGCTGTTCGCCAACTTCGCCGAAGCGCTGGCCGAAGGTCGCGGCAAGGCCCGCGCCGACAGCCTCAAGGCTGGCAGCGAAGGCCTCAGCGCCCGACGCAAACTGGCCAACGGCAGCTTCCAGGTCGTACCGGCCACCAGCCTGCGCAAGGGTGATGTGGTGCGCGTCGAAGCGGGGGAGATGATCCCCGGTGATGGCGAAGTCATCGAAGGCATCGCGGCGGTCAACGAAGCGGCGATCACCGGTGAATCGGCGCCGGTGATTCGTGAGTCCGGCGGCGACCGTTCCGCCGTTACCGGCAATACCCGGCTGGTGTCTGACTGGCTGTTGGTCAAGATCACCGCCAACCCCGGTGAGTCGACCCTCGACCGCATGATCGCGCTGGTCGAGGGCGCCAAACGCCAGAAGACCCCGAACGAAGTGGCGCTGGACATCCTGCTGATCGGCCTGACCCTGATCTTCCTGCTGGTGGTCGTGACCCTGCAACCGTTCGCCCACTTCGCCAACGGCAGCCTGCCGCTGGTGTTCCTGGTGGCGTTATTGGTCACGCTGATTCCGACCACCATCGGTGGTCTGCTGTCGGCGATCGGTATTGCCGGGATGGATCGTCTGGTGCGTCTGAACGTGATCGCCAAGTCCGGTCGCGCGGTGGAAGCGGCGGGTGACGTGCACGTGTTGCTGCTGGACAAGACCGGCACCATCACTTTCGGTAACCGTCGTTGCAGCGCGGTGTATGCGGCGCCGGGTGTGAATGCCCGTGAGCTGGCGCAAGGCGCGCTGTTCGCTTCGCTGGCTGACGAAACTGCCGAAGGCAAGTCCATCGTCGAGTACCTGCGCGGCTCCAATCCGCAGCCGGAACCGGCGCCGGAAACCCTGACCGCCGTACCGTTCAGTGCCGAAACCCGCTTGTCCGGTGTCGACTATCAGGGCCGTGTATTCCGCAAGGGCGCGGTGGATTCGTTGCTGGCGTTCCTCGGTCAACAACGCAAGGATCTGGCCCCGGCGCTGTCCCGGGAGATCGACAAGATTGCCCAGAGCGGCGGCACGCCGTTGCTGGTCTGCGCGGACGGCAAACTGCTCGGTGCGATCCATCTGAAAGACGTGGTCAAGCCGGGCATCCGCGAGCGCTTCGCCGAGCTACGCAAGCTGGGGATTCGCACGGTGATGGTCACCGGCGACAACCCGCTGACCGCTGCCGCGATTGCCGCTGAAGCAGGCGTCGACGATGTGCTGGCCGAAGCGACACCGGAGAAAAAACTGGCGCGCATCCGTCACGAGCAGAATGACGGTCGTCTGGTTGCCATGTGCGGCGACGGCGCCAACGATGCCCCGGCGCTGGCCCAGGCTGACGTCGGCATGGCGATGAACGACGGCACGCAAGCGGCGCGCGAAGCGGCCAACATGGTCGACCTCGACAGCGACCCGACCAAGCTGCTGGATGTGGTGCAGATCGGCAAGGAATTGCTGGTGACCCGTGGCGCGCTGACGACCTTTTCCATCGCCAACGACGTGGCCAAGTACTTCGCGATCCTGCCGGCGCTGTTCGCGGCGATCTACCCGCAACTGGGCGTGCTGAACATCATGCACTTGAGCAGCCCGCAGAGCGCGATTCTGTCGGCCATCGTCTTTAACGCTTTGATCATCGTCGTGCTGATCCCGCTGGCCCTGCGCGGCGTTCGGGTGCAGGCGGCGAGTGCGGCGGCGTTGCTGCGACGCAATCTGCTGATCTATGGCCTGGGCGGGATTCTGGTGCCGTTCGTGGGGATCAAGGCGATCGACATGCTGTTGACGGCGTTGCATCTGGTTTGA
- the kdpA gene encoding potassium-transporting ATPase subunit KdpA → MHSYDYWLILAFFAVVLLPAPFLGRFYYKVMEGQRTWLTPILGPVERGCYRIAGVNPQDEQSWQKYTLALLAFNLAGFLLLFAILLFQDHLPLNPQNLPGQEWTLAFNTAVSFMTNTNWQAYSGEASLSYLSQMVGLTVQNFVSAATGLAVLVALCRGIGRKSTKTLGNFWVDMTRATLYGLLPLCLLLALYLVWQGVPQTFAQYVNALTMQGVDQVIPLGPAASQIAIKQLGTNGGGFFGVNSAHPFENPTAWSNLFEVASIILIPVALVFTFGHYVKDLRQSRAIIGCMLALFIIGGATSLWAEYQPNPALNNIAVEQTAPLEGKEARFGTTATVLWSVTTTAASNGSVNGMHDSLNPLSGMVALVNMMVGEVIFGGVGAGLYGMLLNVLIAVFLAGLMIGRTPEYLGKKLQAREVQLLVVTLLVMPVGVLVLGAIAASLPGPVAAVSNPGPHGFSQLLYAYTSASANNGSAFGGFGANTAFHNLMLGLGMLIGRFGYILPVLALAGSLAMKKTAPISQNSFPTHGPLFVTLLTVTILLVGGLTFLPTLALGPIAEHLSMGF, encoded by the coding sequence ATGCACAGTTATGACTATTGGCTGATCCTCGCATTCTTCGCGGTGGTCTTGCTGCCGGCGCCGTTCCTCGGGCGCTTCTACTACAAAGTGATGGAGGGCCAGCGCACCTGGCTGACGCCGATTCTCGGTCCGGTCGAGCGCGGCTGTTACCGCATCGCCGGGGTCAATCCACAGGACGAACAGAGCTGGCAGAAGTACACGCTGGCGCTGCTGGCATTCAACCTCGCCGGTTTCCTGCTGCTGTTCGCGATCCTGCTGTTCCAGGATCACCTGCCGTTGAACCCGCAAAACCTGCCGGGCCAGGAGTGGACCCTCGCGTTCAACACCGCCGTCAGCTTCATGACCAACACCAACTGGCAGGCCTACAGCGGCGAAGCGTCGCTCAGCTACCTGAGCCAGATGGTCGGCCTCACCGTGCAGAACTTCGTCAGCGCCGCCACCGGCCTCGCCGTGCTGGTTGCGTTGTGCCGTGGCATCGGGCGCAAATCCACCAAGACCCTGGGCAACTTCTGGGTCGACATGACCCGCGCCACCCTCTACGGCCTGTTGCCGCTGTGCCTGCTGCTGGCGCTGTACCTGGTGTGGCAGGGCGTGCCGCAAACTTTCGCGCAGTACGTAAATGCGCTGACGATGCAGGGCGTTGATCAGGTGATCCCGCTCGGCCCGGCCGCCAGCCAGATTGCGATCAAGCAACTGGGCACCAACGGCGGTGGTTTCTTCGGGGTCAACTCGGCGCATCCGTTCGAGAACCCGACCGCGTGGAGCAACCTGTTCGAGGTCGCGTCGATCATCCTGATCCCGGTGGCGCTGGTGTTCACCTTCGGCCACTACGTGAAGGATCTGCGTCAGAGCCGCGCCATCATCGGCTGCATGCTCGCGCTGTTCATCATCGGCGGCGCGACTTCGCTGTGGGCCGAATATCAACCGAACCCGGCGCTGAACAACATCGCCGTCGAACAAACCGCGCCGCTGGAAGGCAAGGAAGCGCGCTTCGGCACTACCGCGACCGTGCTCTGGTCGGTGACCACCACCGCTGCGTCGAACGGTTCGGTCAACGGTATGCATGACAGCCTCAATCCGCTCAGCGGCATGGTCGCGCTGGTCAACATGATGGTCGGCGAAGTGATCTTCGGCGGTGTCGGTGCGGGGCTCTACGGCATGTTGCTGAACGTGCTGATCGCGGTGTTCCTCGCCGGCCTGATGATCGGCCGCACCCCGGAATACCTCGGCAAGAAACTCCAGGCCCGTGAAGTGCAACTGCTGGTCGTCACCCTGCTGGTGATGCCGGTCGGCGTGCTGGTGCTCGGCGCGATCGCCGCGAGCCTGCCGGGCCCGGTGGCGGCTGTGAGCAACCCCGGTCCGCACGGTTTCAGCCAACTGCTCTACGCCTACACCTCGGCCAGTGCCAACAACGGTTCGGCGTTCGGCGGCTTCGGCGCCAACACCGCGTTCCACAACCTGATGCTCGGCCTGGGCATGTTGATCGGCCGCTTCGGTTACATCCTCCCGGTACTGGCTTTGGCCGGCAGCCTGGCGATGAAGAAAACCGCACCGATCAGCCAGAACAGCTTCCCGACCCACGGCCCGCTGTTCGTGACCCTGTTGACCGTGACCATTTTGCTGGTGGGCGGCCTGACCTTCTTGCCGACCCTCGCACTGGGCCCAATCGCTGAACACCTGAGCATGGGCTTCTAA
- the kdpF gene encoding K(+)-transporting ATPase subunit F — protein MSVLDGVSLLLAVGLFIYLLVALLRADRT, from the coding sequence ATGAGCGTTCTGGACGGGGTGTCACTGCTGCTGGCAGTGGGGCTGTTCATTTATCTGTTGGTTGCGCTGTTGCGCGCGGATCGGACTTAG